From one Deinococcus aetherius genomic stretch:
- a CDS encoding ATP-binding protein, with translation MLELTVLGPPHCTLGTSPLPLRPRRLLLLTYLLLEGPLDRGPLAALFWSHLETGEARAKLRLELHRLQHSVVGPWLRLAGERVGLEAECDARRVEEAVREQRWEEVVALSRGELLQGLADDAPGVQGWLEARREGFALQLREALEHSAEREERVGRVEAALTYRRRLLALEPMSEAYCDALILRLRALSRSGEAHTLETRFRERFQKELGYAPQLRSMVPGVQAALSHEVPVLPPRPPARPSLLDPPLVGREDLWAALDHWWASPTPVALLEGEAGIGKSHLAADWAQHHAANMTVVLQGVEMGRQVPYYALVEVLRHAPPERLHDLQPVWARELARVWPDWPGALDSDLGERPPAAGTALGLLEALSQALQLVVQDARLVLLEDVHWLDDATLGVLEHVLRRWGTGGNAPRFLATARPGERVESPQLHAWLLDLEGRNMLRRLPLTPLGELAVLKLIRQLSGSPHATGFARRLARLSGGNPYALLAFVQGLFEQGELALAPGGEWLLTLSLEALEAQLNPNLREVLLTAVTRRGEVVLRFLGTAALLTPPLDFEAVRQGAGLEEEQALDALEVALAHRWLRSSEGGGYRFGHDLLRRAVEAQLTPERARRLHLRLAAHLEHAGTSPAALAHHLEQGGERARAYPLWRAAAEQADVVWAHHEALKFLSHALACTDDVEQRTDLHLERGRHARFLNALTTWEAELDQAAALLHPMPGQPGGQRWAIQRTHLLWHRGERAAALAFSTPWLEPRASEEGVTLLHDRAWILLELGRPAEAQSALQAAQTALPDLSARLRANLLNTQASVCYELQDVPGGLACAQEAIALFRDLGNRPGMASALTTLACLHYLQQDALAERNALVWGLECAREAGHLHLQRSLLNLLALFCLRQAEGMEGLSYATEGLELCEDLQDSRGAAQFSEYLHALSGLRHAAGKGLEELGTAEPRV, from the coding sequence ATGCTCGAGCTGACCGTCCTGGGCCCCCCCCACTGCACCCTGGGGACAAGCCCCCTGCCCCTGCGTCCACGCCGCCTGCTGCTGCTCACCTACCTCCTGCTAGAGGGTCCCCTCGACCGCGGCCCCCTCGCGGCCCTCTTCTGGAGCCACCTGGAAACAGGGGAGGCGCGTGCCAAGTTACGCCTGGAACTGCACCGCCTTCAGCATTCAGTGGTCGGCCCCTGGCTCAGGCTTGCGGGGGAACGGGTCGGCCTGGAGGCGGAATGTGACGCCCGGCGCGTCGAGGAGGCCGTCCGGGAGCAGCGCTGGGAGGAGGTCGTCGCGCTGAGCCGGGGTGAACTGCTCCAGGGGCTGGCCGACGACGCCCCGGGCGTGCAGGGCTGGCTGGAAGCCCGACGTGAGGGGTTCGCCCTGCAACTCCGTGAGGCGCTGGAACATTCAGCCGAACGCGAGGAGCGTGTGGGGCGGGTGGAGGCCGCGCTGACGTACCGTCGGCGACTCCTCGCCCTAGAGCCCATGTCAGAGGCGTATTGCGACGCCCTGATCTTGCGGCTGCGTGCCCTTAGCCGCAGTGGCGAGGCGCATACCCTCGAAACTCGCTTCCGCGAGCGTTTTCAAAAGGAATTGGGGTACGCGCCGCAACTTCGCTCCATGGTGCCCGGCGTCCAGGCGGCTCTAAGCCACGAGGTCCCGGTCCTCCCGCCTCGCCCTCCTGCGCGCCCCAGTCTGCTCGATCCCCCTCTGGTCGGCCGCGAGGACCTGTGGGCGGCGCTCGACCATTGGTGGGCCTCCCCCACCCCCGTGGCGCTGCTCGAGGGTGAGGCGGGCATCGGCAAGTCGCACCTCGCGGCGGACTGGGCCCAGCACCACGCGGCGAATATGACGGTCGTCCTGCAAGGGGTGGAGATGGGGCGCCAAGTGCCCTACTACGCGCTGGTCGAGGTTCTGCGCCACGCCCCGCCCGAACGGCTGCATGACCTGCAACCGGTCTGGGCCCGGGAGCTCGCCCGGGTGTGGCCGGACTGGCCGGGGGCGCTGGACTCGGACCTGGGGGAGCGTCCCCCCGCAGCCGGGACTGCCCTAGGGTTGCTTGAAGCCCTGTCTCAGGCGCTGCAACTCGTGGTGCAGGACGCGCGCCTGGTCCTGCTGGAGGACGTGCACTGGCTGGACGACGCCACCCTTGGCGTCCTTGAACACGTGCTCCGCCGCTGGGGGACGGGAGGGAACGCGCCACGGTTCCTCGCGACCGCCCGGCCGGGGGAACGGGTGGAGTCCCCCCAGCTCCATGCCTGGCTGCTCGACCTGGAGGGGAGGAACATGCTGCGGCGTCTGCCGCTCACCCCCCTGGGCGAGTTGGCCGTCCTCAAGCTGATTCGGCAACTGTCGGGCTCCCCGCACGCCACGGGTTTCGCGCGCCGATTGGCGCGGCTGAGCGGGGGCAATCCCTACGCGCTGCTTGCCTTCGTGCAGGGCCTGTTCGAGCAGGGTGAACTCGCCCTAGCCCCAGGGGGGGAGTGGCTCCTTACGCTGTCTCTGGAGGCGCTTGAGGCGCAGCTCAACCCCAACCTGCGAGAGGTGCTGCTCACCGCTGTTACCCGCCGGGGTGAGGTGGTGCTGCGTTTCCTTGGGACTGCCGCGCTCCTGACCCCGCCCCTCGACTTCGAGGCCGTTCGTCAGGGGGCCGGGCTGGAGGAGGAGCAGGCCCTCGACGCCCTGGAAGTGGCCCTCGCCCACCGGTGGCTTCGGTCCTCGGAGGGTGGCGGCTACCGGTTTGGGCACGACCTGCTGCGCCGCGCGGTGGAAGCGCAGCTCACCCCGGAGCGGGCGAGGCGACTTCACCTGCGCCTGGCCGCCCACCTGGAGCACGCGGGGACCAGCCCTGCTGCCCTCGCCCATCATCTGGAGCAGGGCGGCGAGCGCGCCCGGGCCTACCCTCTCTGGCGCGCGGCCGCCGAGCAGGCCGATGTCGTGTGGGCCCACCACGAGGCGCTGAAGTTCCTGAGTCACGCCCTGGCCTGCACGGACGACGTGGAGCAAAGGACCGACCTGCACTTGGAGCGCGGCCGTCATGCCCGGTTCCTGAACGCCCTCACGACCTGGGAGGCGGAACTGGACCAGGCCGCCGCCCTGCTGCACCCGATGCCGGGGCAGCCCGGCGGGCAGCGCTGGGCGATCCAGCGCACGCACCTGCTGTGGCACCGGGGAGAGCGGGCAGCGGCCCTTGCCTTCAGCACGCCGTGGCTGGAACCACGGGCCTCCGAGGAGGGAGTGACCCTGCTGCATGACCGAGCCTGGATCCTGCTGGAGTTGGGCCGTCCGGCAGAGGCCCAGTCCGCTCTCCAAGCAGCGCAAACGGCGCTGCCCGACCTTTCGGCCCGCCTCAGGGCCAATCTGCTCAACACGCAGGCCTCGGTCTGCTATGAGTTACAGGACGTTCCAGGGGGTCTCGCCTGCGCCCAGGAAGCCATCGCCCTGTTTCGGGATTTGGGAAATCGGCCGGGTATGGCCTCGGCGCTGACCACCCTGGCCTGCCTGCACTATCTGCAGCAAGACGCCCTTGCGGAGCGGAACGCCCTGGTGTGGGGCCTTGAGTGTGCACGCGAGGCGGGGCACCTGCACCTTCAGCGCAGTCTGCTCAACCTTCTGGCGCTGTTCTGCCTGCGGCAGGCCGAGGGGATGGAAGGCCTTTCTTACGCGACGGAGGGCCTGGAACTCTGTGAAGATCTTCAGGATTCCCGGGGCGCGGCGCAATTCTCAGAATACTTACACGCCCTGTCCGGGCTGCGCCACGCGGCTGGAAAGGGGTTGGAAGAGCTAGGAACAGCCGAACCGCGGGTGTGA
- a CDS encoding UvrD-helicase domain-containing protein translates to MVAVRETERHLVLRATAGSGKTTTLTEAAWHLDITRPVVYFAYNKHSVTDVGPRLPPRVWASTLHAYGLRVLSRERNASLDVDEDKSLRLAGLLYAGERVERRVLRAAARAWDAAREQALDGGAHEDDLVALALAAEWPAEQGLSALRRVLHGMKRLSLHDWQAGGRPDFTDFLWLPLELGCAEGTLGVALVDEAQDLTPLRQRFVTHLLGLSGDSRRAGRLIAVGDPEQAIYTYAGADPQGLWRLAERLSAQELPLSVSFRCPVSHVQLARNASTFIQAAPQARLGTVEHLAADTATYTRGDVILSRLNAPLVRAALLLMTRNVSVNIRGRDLAIRLETAAQDAFPLPFTKDEIKDLVNVVYEKRATPLVKKAKEGDLAAKKALGELKDLCACLRLLALRAVNVAGGMANVTDVMDVLRGLYHEDADVLLSTVHRAKGLEWERVTLLYPELMPSPHGDPEEERCVLFVALTRSKDTLRLAYGKESWANGWRLEPATLPENETTPLQEAEIVMPEEAEGQPAQVEDAPPPRRLPVRPVPPPAVSERVHHAQRLREVQVPQDVEDPRGLPLYGGPDPMLVLALRERLEVLLEEPRPALREWAEGSLTLLRTVGSRQVRVHAATLKQVERAASQARLAVPLMQALTATQVPVVVFEAHFARVRAGQVMRRGERVWSVTVDGQALRFEPRTGEVLGELFTPLAPHLQRK, encoded by the coding sequence GTGGTCGCGGTTCGAGAGACGGAGCGACACCTGGTCCTGCGTGCAACCGCCGGGAGCGGGAAAACCACGACCTTGACGGAAGCGGCCTGGCACCTCGACATCACGCGTCCTGTCGTGTATTTCGCGTACAACAAGCACTCGGTCACCGACGTGGGTCCTCGCTTGCCGCCCCGAGTCTGGGCGAGCACCCTGCACGCTTACGGCCTGCGGGTGCTGAGTCGGGAGCGGAACGCCTCCTTAGACGTGGACGAGGACAAGAGCCTGCGGTTGGCGGGGCTGTTGTACGCGGGGGAGCGCGTGGAACGCCGCGTGCTGCGCGCTGCTGCTCGTGCGTGGGATGCCGCCCGCGAGCAGGCGTTGGACGGTGGTGCGCATGAGGACGATCTCGTGGCGCTGGCCCTCGCCGCCGAGTGGCCTGCGGAGCAAGGTCTCAGCGCTCTCCGGCGAGTCCTGCACGGGATGAAACGGCTGAGCTTGCACGACTGGCAAGCCGGAGGGCGGCCGGACTTCACCGACTTTCTGTGGCTCCCGCTGGAACTCGGGTGCGCCGAAGGCACCCTGGGTGTGGCGCTGGTGGACGAGGCCCAGGACCTCACGCCCTTACGGCAACGCTTCGTCACGCACCTACTTGGTTTGAGCGGCGACAGCCGCCGAGCAGGTCGTCTGATCGCAGTCGGAGACCCCGAGCAGGCCATCTATACCTACGCGGGGGCAGACCCGCAAGGCTTGTGGCGGCTCGCCGAGCGCTTGAGTGCTCAGGAGTTGCCGTTGAGCGTCTCCTTCCGCTGCCCGGTGAGCCATGTGCAACTCGCACGGAATGCGAGTACCTTCATTCAGGCGGCCCCGCAGGCGCGGCTGGGGACGGTCGAGCACCTGGCAGCGGACACGGCGACGTACACGCGTGGGGACGTGATCCTCTCTCGCCTGAACGCGCCACTGGTCCGCGCCGCCCTGCTGCTGATGACGCGGAACGTCAGCGTCAACATTCGGGGTCGTGATCTGGCGATCCGTCTGGAGACGGCCGCGCAGGATGCCTTCCCGCTCCCCTTCACGAAGGACGAGATCAAGGACCTCGTGAACGTCGTGTACGAAAAACGCGCTACGCCCCTGGTCAAGAAGGCCAAGGAGGGGGACCTGGCGGCGAAGAAGGCGTTGGGGGAACTCAAGGACCTGTGCGCCTGCCTGCGCCTGTTGGCCTTACGCGCGGTGAACGTCGCGGGTGGGATGGCCAACGTGACCGACGTGATGGACGTGTTGCGAGGCCTGTACCACGAGGACGCGGACGTGCTGCTCAGCACCGTTCACCGGGCGAAGGGCCTGGAGTGGGAGCGGGTGACGCTGCTGTACCCGGAATTGATGCCCTCCCCGCACGGGGATCCCGAAGAGGAGCGCTGCGTGCTGTTCGTGGCCCTGACGCGCTCCAAGGACACGTTGCGCTTGGCGTACGGAAAGGAGAGTTGGGCGAACGGCTGGAGATTAGAACCTGCCACGCTGCCCGAGAACGAGACGACGCCCCTCCAAGAGGCGGAGATCGTGATGCCGGAGGAAGCGGAGGGGCAGCCAGCTCAGGTGGAGGACGCGCCTCCTCCCCGGCGGTTACCAGTGCGGCCGGTCCCGCCCCCTGCGGTGAGCGAGCGGGTTCACCATGCCCAACGCTTGCGGGAAGTGCAGGTGCCCCAAGACGTTGAAGACCCGCGCGGCTTGCCCTTGTACGGCGGGCCGGATCCCATGCTCGTCCTCGCGCTACGCGAGCGTCTGGAAGTCCTGTTGGAGGAACCCCGCCCGGCGCTGCGGGAGTGGGCGGAAGGCTCGCTCACCCTGCTGCGGACGGTGGGGAGTCGTCAGGTGCGGGTGCACGCGGCGACCTTGAAGCAAGTGGAGCGCGCGGCGAGTCAGGCCCGCCTTGCGGTCCCCTTGATGCAGGCCCTGACCGCCACGCAGGTCCCGGTGGTGGTGTTCGAGGCGCACTTCGCACGGGTGCGAGCGGGGCAGGTGATGCGGCGGGGCGAGCGGGTGTGGAGCGTGACGGTGGACGGGCAGGCCCTGCGCTTTGAGCCGCGCACCGGGGAAGTGTTGGGGGAACTCTTCACGCCGCTTGCCCCGCACTTACAACGGAAATAG
- the istB gene encoding IS21-like element helper ATPase IstB, with the protein MIATLRCRDDLLALGLPHAASLLESRLDAAAKKELPYADFLADLLRIEVTARDEEGRARRLKQARLPFMRSLEQFDFAFQPSVDKRLVKELSTLSFAADGQNVILLGPPGVGKTHLAVGLGLAAITHGETVLFVRAGQLMEDLRKAQALNRLEHRLRYYAKPKLLVIDEFGVWPYDRLAANALFGLVAARYERGSVILTANKGFADWGEVLGDPVVASAILDRLLHHSHVLNIKGESYRLREKKKSGLFPSALLGNSEASQEVQRP; encoded by the coding sequence ATGATCGCCACCCTGCGGTGCCGGGATGACCTGCTGGCCCTGGGCTTGCCGCATGCGGCAAGCTTGCTGGAGAGCCGTCTGGACGCGGCGGCCAAAAAGGAGCTGCCGTACGCGGACTTTCTGGCCGACCTGTTGCGGATCGAGGTCACGGCCCGGGACGAGGAAGGCCGTGCCAGGCGGTTGAAGCAGGCCCGTTTGCCCTTTATGCGGTCCCTGGAGCAGTTCGACTTCGCCTTCCAGCCGAGTGTCGACAAGCGCCTGGTCAAGGAGCTGAGCACGCTGTCGTTCGCCGCGGACGGGCAGAACGTCATCCTGCTGGGCCCGCCCGGCGTCGGGAAGACGCACTTGGCGGTGGGGTTGGGCCTGGCCGCCATCACCCACGGGGAGACGGTGCTGTTCGTGCGGGCCGGGCAGCTCATGGAGGACCTGCGCAAAGCGCAGGCCCTGAATCGACTGGAACACCGCCTGCGGTACTACGCCAAGCCAAAGCTGCTGGTGATCGACGAGTTCGGGGTCTGGCCGTATGACCGTTTAGCCGCCAACGCCCTGTTCGGGTTGGTCGCCGCGCGGTACGAGCGGGGCAGCGTGATTCTGACGGCGAACAAGGGGTTCGCCGACTGGGGTGAGGTACTGGGGGACCCGGTGGTGGCAAGCGCCATTCTGGACCGCCTGTTGCACCACAGCCATGTGCTGAACATCAAGGGCGAGTCGTATCGCCTGCGGGAGAAGAAAAAGTCCGGGCTGTTCCCCAGCGCGCTGCTGGGGAACAGCGAGGCGAGTCAGGAGGTGCAGCGGCCGTAA
- the istA gene encoding IS21 family transposase yields the protein MRRIIELKATGQTISGIARTLDLSRNTVKKYLRAPGLPQPKPRPKRGSKLDPYVPYLKERIGQGVLSAVVLFREVQVQGYTGQYTVVKDFIRPFRRTPVSATRVTPRFETAPAVQAQVDFGRYSYLNLEGQTRSIWAFVMVLGWSRALYVEFIRKADTASFIRCHLNAFAYFGGLTQTILYDNTKQVVLERDQNGEPVWNSQFLDFSLRLGFSIRLCRPYRPRTKGKVESGVGYVEKNFWLGARFVDDADLNRQARHWLDHVANVRTHGTTREKPVERLALERPTLTPLPSLESLSVFVREVRKVAWDGFVSYGGNFYGVPWRYAGQTVEVQADHLEVQLFSGGMRIAVHPRSAQRGARFLAEAQYDGLPTPGDDSRRRRALLATQTEGLPEMRVEQRPLAEYEALVAVGETATLEEVLATVFRDGEA from the coding sequence GTGCGACGAATCATCGAACTCAAGGCCACAGGACAGACCATCAGCGGCATCGCCCGCACCCTCGACCTCAGCCGCAACACCGTCAAGAAGTACCTGCGAGCCCCGGGCCTCCCACAGCCCAAACCCCGTCCCAAACGGGGAAGCAAGCTCGACCCCTATGTCCCCTACCTGAAGGAGCGCATCGGGCAGGGCGTCCTGAGTGCGGTCGTCCTCTTCCGCGAGGTGCAAGTCCAGGGCTACACCGGGCAGTACACGGTGGTCAAGGACTTTATCCGCCCATTTCGGCGGACACCCGTGTCCGCCACCCGGGTGACGCCCCGCTTTGAGACCGCGCCTGCGGTGCAGGCGCAGGTGGACTTCGGGCGCTACAGCTACCTGAACCTCGAAGGGCAGACCCGTTCCATCTGGGCCTTCGTGATGGTGCTGGGCTGGTCTCGGGCGCTGTACGTGGAGTTCATCCGCAAGGCCGATACCGCCAGCTTCATCCGCTGCCATCTCAACGCGTTCGCCTATTTCGGCGGACTGACCCAGACCATCCTGTACGACAACACCAAACAGGTGGTCCTCGAACGCGATCAGAACGGCGAGCCCGTCTGGAATTCGCAGTTTCTGGACTTCTCCTTGCGGTTGGGCTTCTCGATTCGGCTGTGCCGCCCCTACCGGCCCCGTACCAAGGGAAAGGTGGAGAGTGGGGTCGGGTACGTCGAGAAGAACTTCTGGCTGGGGGCACGGTTCGTGGACGATGCCGATCTCAACCGTCAAGCCAGGCACTGGCTTGACCATGTGGCGAACGTCCGCACTCACGGCACCACCCGCGAGAAGCCCGTGGAACGGCTCGCCCTGGAACGCCCGACACTGACCCCACTCCCTTCACTGGAATCTTTGTCGGTGTTTGTGCGGGAGGTGCGCAAGGTGGCCTGGGACGGGTTCGTGTCGTACGGCGGCAACTTCTACGGCGTCCCGTGGCGCTACGCCGGGCAGACGGTCGAGGTGCAGGCTGACCACCTGGAGGTACAGCTCTTCAGCGGGGGGATGCGCATCGCGGTGCATCCCCGGTCGGCGCAACGGGGAGCGCGCTTCCTGGCGGAAGCGCAGTACGACGGGCTGCCCACACCCGGAGACGACTCCCGGCGCCGCCGGGCCTTGCTGGCAACCCAGACCGAGGGCCTGCCCGAGATGCGGGTCGAGCAACGCCCGCTGGCCGAGTACGAGGCGTTGGTCGCCGTTGGGGAGACGGCGACCCTGGAAGAGGTGCTGGCGACCGTGTTCCGGGATGGTGAGGCATGA
- a CDS encoding NACHT domain-containing protein yields the protein MHNDDKRHYLESILEAPFRKDVAVPLLRRVPGVEHVTDVHGRNESGADIIYFERDALHFPTCVGVQLKVGHIDLSTSRKGTTFAEVKNQLDLISRATFHLTAPAGKHKISKFIVMTTGRISERAREELAKLAHEYKLNINFLDGERVIELVDKLWPDFWSHIDKGTADYASSLRTRYTEVEDVVKLGARKSRPIDTLYVRMRLQEMLDERILDLNGEQVSVNPPKVVDEFELLNDPGLTLLIGESGSGKRLILRRLLFEQIERNSHLPNGGLLPFLLDAKVVAGDDADLEVHLRRELTENNGGQLLEGLDERLRDQGAVILVDRLTRVAEPERVRSVLRRMETLYGRYPKVRMIAALRDSETFEVTEFTAFKRWQVQAFEQTQVVSLVSKWYTALEHPEEGHLHAVVEQLVRNVIQGSLPRTPLVYTLNLVLLENNQQTTNLADVLDKYVDLYLGKWDDELNVPSVYDFTLKRSFLSELAFRMLEDGVDRLDRHEVITFFDSLFDRMGRDRGSEEIYSEIKRGGLLVEGNGLVRFVLYAFQEWFAGHHIYRRKDDAFVIERLDERFWGQAIIFYAGLKRACDDLLESVYTLKEVGDFPVQFYRSYLAGMIAVNADESSGDHKREAVRYALYGYLMLLRRLGFIFRRATGQVGELYAGMVVDFMLYYGVGSARLSLQYRELMFDNPTRPVVNAPEVGLTAFNATEVDLPRLFIASLMTRLGVPGYRDAMNVILRSSNPYILMLLYIRLNHMIDLNLQLTPDQDLRELRSLRREVHRKLSRNKEAARKLLAKNKRMAQSAYILPPLEEVMQNPARFLNASEADETVAETD from the coding sequence GTGCATAACGACGATAAACGGCATTACCTGGAGTCCATCCTTGAGGCGCCCTTCCGAAAGGACGTGGCCGTACCTTTGCTCCGGCGCGTCCCCGGGGTTGAACATGTCACTGACGTTCATGGCCGCAATGAGAGCGGTGCCGACATCATCTACTTCGAACGTGATGCCCTGCACTTCCCGACGTGCGTGGGCGTTCAGTTGAAGGTCGGGCACATTGACTTGTCAACTTCCCGTAAGGGCACCACCTTTGCCGAGGTGAAGAATCAACTGGACCTCATTTCCCGTGCCACGTTTCATTTGACGGCACCAGCCGGAAAGCATAAAATCTCGAAGTTCATCGTGATGACGACGGGGCGCATTTCCGAACGCGCCCGCGAGGAACTCGCGAAGCTCGCCCATGAATACAAGCTGAACATCAATTTCCTCGACGGCGAGCGCGTGATCGAACTCGTCGACAAGCTGTGGCCGGACTTCTGGAGTCACATCGACAAGGGCACGGCCGATTACGCCAGTTCCCTCCGCACCCGGTACACCGAGGTCGAGGATGTTGTCAAGTTGGGTGCGAGGAAATCTCGACCGATCGACACGCTTTACGTTCGCATGCGCTTGCAGGAGATGCTGGACGAACGGATTCTCGATCTCAACGGCGAGCAGGTCAGCGTCAACCCACCAAAGGTCGTCGATGAGTTCGAATTGCTGAACGACCCGGGCTTGACGCTCCTCATCGGGGAGAGTGGCTCGGGCAAGCGGCTGATCCTGCGCCGCCTCCTATTCGAGCAAATCGAGCGCAACAGCCACCTGCCCAATGGTGGGCTCCTGCCATTCCTGCTAGACGCCAAGGTGGTGGCCGGAGATGACGCGGACCTGGAGGTGCATCTACGGCGTGAACTGACCGAGAACAACGGTGGTCAGCTACTCGAAGGGCTGGACGAACGCCTGCGGGACCAGGGGGCGGTGATCCTGGTGGATCGCCTGACACGCGTTGCCGAGCCCGAGCGCGTGCGTTCCGTTCTCAGGCGGATGGAGACGCTGTACGGCCGCTACCCCAAGGTGCGGATGATTGCCGCGTTGCGTGACTCCGAGACGTTTGAAGTAACGGAGTTCACGGCCTTCAAGCGGTGGCAGGTCCAAGCGTTCGAACAGACGCAGGTCGTTTCCCTCGTCAGCAAGTGGTACACCGCACTCGAACACCCGGAAGAGGGACACCTGCACGCCGTCGTCGAGCAGCTCGTGCGGAACGTCATCCAGGGCAGCCTGCCACGCACACCCCTCGTCTACACCCTCAACTTGGTTTTGCTTGAAAACAACCAGCAGACGACTAACCTTGCGGATGTACTGGACAAGTACGTCGACCTGTATCTGGGCAAGTGGGACGACGAGCTGAATGTCCCCTCGGTGTACGACTTTACTTTAAAACGCTCGTTCCTGAGTGAGCTGGCCTTCCGGATGCTGGAGGACGGGGTTGACCGGCTGGACCGGCACGAGGTCATCACGTTCTTTGACAGCCTGTTCGACCGCATGGGGCGCGACCGGGGCAGCGAGGAAATTTACAGCGAGATCAAGCGCGGCGGACTGCTCGTCGAGGGAAACGGCCTCGTGCGGTTCGTCCTGTACGCCTTTCAGGAGTGGTTCGCAGGCCATCACATCTACCGGCGAAAGGACGACGCGTTCGTCATCGAACGGCTCGACGAACGCTTCTGGGGACAGGCCATCATCTTCTACGCAGGGTTGAAGCGGGCCTGCGACGACCTGCTGGAGAGCGTGTACACCCTGAAGGAAGTTGGAGATTTCCCTGTTCAATTCTATCGCTCGTACCTAGCTGGCATGATCGCCGTCAATGCTGACGAGTCCTCCGGGGACCACAAGCGTGAAGCGGTTCGTTACGCTCTGTACGGGTACCTGATGCTGCTGCGCCGACTCGGCTTCATCTTCCGGCGCGCCACGGGGCAGGTCGGGGAATTGTACGCGGGCATGGTCGTGGACTTCATGCTGTATTACGGGGTCGGTTCCGCCCGCCTGTCCCTTCAGTACCGCGAGCTGATGTTCGACAATCCCACTCGGCCCGTGGTGAACGCCCCTGAGGTCGGGCTCACGGCGTTTAACGCCACCGAGGTGGACCTGCCCCGGTTGTTCATCGCGTCGCTCATGACCCGCCTCGGGGTGCCCGGCTACCGGGACGCCATGAACGTCATCCTCAGGAGCAGCAATCCGTACATCCTCATGCTGTTGTACATCCGGCTCAACCACATGATCGACCTGAACCTTCAGCTCACCCCGGATCAGGACCTAAGGGAGTTGCGCTCGCTCCGCCGTGAGGTTCACCGGAAGCTTTCACGCAACAAGGAAGCCGCGCGGAAGCTGCTCGCAAAAAACAAGCGAATGGCGCAGAGCGCTTACATCCTGCCGCCTCTAGAAGAGGTCATGCAAAACCCCGCGCGGTTTCTGAACGCATCGGAAGCCGACGAAACGGTGGCGGAGACGGATTGA